The Patescibacteria group bacterium nucleotide sequence GCGTTTTGGTGGAAGTTGGGACTGATGGGAAGGCAACAGCCATCCAGCGCATTGACCGCCAAAGTACGGTATAATAGGAGCAGCTACTTCTTCCAAACCGAAAGGGGGTGAGCCGTATGAACAAAGCAGAACTCATTGATCGTTTAGCCGAAAAGCTCAACCAGCCCAAGAAGCAGGTGGAGGATGTGCTGGAAGGTTTTCAGAAAACCGTTATGGAAACGCTCCAAGCGAATGAAGAGGTTACCCTCACAGGTTTTGGCACGTTCATGGCGAAAGAGCGTTCCGCACGTACCGGCGTCAACCCTCAGAATCCAACCGAGAAAATTCAGATTGCTGCCGTCCGCGTCCCCAAGTTCAAGGCTGGCAAAGCCCTGAAAGACTGTTTGAAGCACCCAGCGTAAATTTTCTTCCATAATGTAAACCGCCCTTGTGGACATACAAGGGCGGAGTTTTGTTTTAAAGTGTGCATGCTTGGAAACACTATCCGTATTGAATTTCGTAGAGCAACGCGCCAATCAACCAAGTAACAAAAATAATTCCCACAGAAGTTTCAAAGAGCTCATTTGCGCGGAGTGTATTCCAACTCAGAGAACCACCAATCAGGACAATAACTGTCCAAGGCAGGAAAAAATGCCACCGTTTGTGCGCCATTTTCAACTCTCACTTTTTTAAAGTTTCTACTATTCCAAGCATACCAATGAGTCTGGAAGCAGTCAAAAAAGAAACATGAAAAGCCCCGGCCATGTGGTCGGGGCGTTGTATTAGCGTGCGGGTTGTATGAACTTCGGATACTGTGCACTCAGCGACATGTAGTCATCCTCTGCATCCTGGAGTTGGCAGGCGCAGCTCTCTAAATCCCCATTGGTAAAGGCGGAAAAACTCAGTGCTAACTTTGCCTGGCAGGAAATCCGGTACGTGTCTGCTGGGAGTGATTGCACGAGATAGTGTACCCATGCCAACCGAAGGAGAAGAATTTTTGCGATTTTTCGGGGACGCTTTGCCAGGGAATGTGCGGTGTTGCCAAAATGGTCTTTTGCGGTTTTCTCAAGTGCTTGTAACTCAGCTTTTTGCTGCTGGTTCAGCGTTGTGTTTATAGACACATCAGCCTCCTCGTCAGTGTGTGTAGTCATTGTACATGACCACTGGAGTGCGGCAAGCGCCTTGGCGGATGGTATTTTCCCGAGTACTATAACAGCACCTATGTCGACCCGAACCCGCCTGCTCACAATCGCCATTCTGTCCCTTGCTGGGATTGCTGTTTCCGCTTACGCCCTGAAGCTCCACTATTCCGTGGAACCTTCTACGTTTTGCAACTTCAACGCAACCTTCAACTGCGATGTGGTAAATAAGAGTTGGGCCAGCCAAATTGCCGGGGTGCCGGTTGCTTTGCTTGGGATCATTGGGTATGCCCTTATGCTGGTCGTTAGTCTCTGGTTGCTGCTAATGAAAAAACTGCCCACCCTGGCGTGGGGCGGGCTGGCGCTGGCAAGTCTTGGCGGGCTGGGCTTTTCTTTGTTTCTGACAGGTGTGGAAATTTTTGACCTGAAAACGTTTTGCGTGCTGTGCTTAGGTTCGCAAGTAGTTATGCTGGCAATCGCCTTGCTGGTGTGGACCAGTGTGGAGGCGCGTCATTCCTTCCGCTCCTGGTTCTTCTCCTCAGCTTCCTGAGCACCAAGTTTTGCCAATCGCATTGTCAGCCAGACAACAACAACGGTAACAATGATTGCATAGCCAAACTTGGCCACGAGGCCACTTGCGGTGCCAAAAATCCTGGCGAACAAGTCTTTCACCGCCTCATTCCAGGCTAACGCCGCTATCAGACCCAGGGCTCCAGTAATGAGCGTTCGGATCTGCTCTGCAACGGCTTTGGTCGTCTTTGGCATATGTGAAGTATATCATGGACAGGATGAGGAGTGCGGCAAGGGTTTGGATGCTCGTTAGGGTTTAGGGTATGGAAGGGGGGAGATTTTCTTGGAGGTTGCACCAATCTTTCGTCACGAAGGCAAGCTTCTCCTGGTAAGCATTACCCCTCCGCACCTCCCCTTAGTAAAGGGGAGGACGGGTTTTGTGGTGAAAGCTCAAGACTCTTCCTATTCGTAATTCGTACTTTCGTAGCATCTATTCGTATTTCGTAACTGTATTCGTATATTTGACGAAAGTGAAAAAACATGCTAGAATACATTTAGAAATAAAGAACAAATATGAAAAAACTTTCACCAGCCTTCCCCTCGGGGCATATTAGCTTGGTCATGCTAGGACAGACCATGTACTACGAAAAGGCATCAATGTCACTGGGCCACCGCATGGCCAAGCGCATTTTTGGTGCATTGAAAAAGAAACCCGCCCAGCGG carries:
- a CDS encoding HU family DNA-binding protein, with amino-acid sequence MNKAELIDRLAEKLNQPKKQVEDVLEGFQKTVMETLQANEEVTLTGFGTFMAKERSARTGVNPQNPTEKIQIAAVRVPKFKAGKALKDCLKHPA
- a CDS encoding vitamin K epoxide reductase family protein; this translates as MSTRTRLLTIAILSLAGIAVSAYALKLHYSVEPSTFCNFNATFNCDVVNKSWASQIAGVPVALLGIIGYALMLVVSLWLLLMKKLPTLAWGGLALASLGGLGFSLFLTGVEIFDLKTFCVLCLGSQVVMLAIALLVWTSVEARHSFRSWFFSSAS
- a CDS encoding DUF5654 family protein, which codes for MPKTTKAVAEQIRTLITGALGLIAALAWNEAVKDLFARIFGTASGLVAKFGYAIIVTVVVVWLTMRLAKLGAQEAEEKNQERKE